A window from Alkalicoccobacillus plakortidis encodes these proteins:
- a CDS encoding AbgT family transporter, whose protein sequence is MFRRGFQRVLMGVEKVGNLLPQPITIFLLLIGLLFVLSTAFQIAWMTVTNPATEEVTEIRSLLSGEGITFMTSTLG, encoded by the coding sequence ATGTTCAGACGAGGGTTTCAACGAGTATTAATGGGAGTGGAGAAAGTAGGGAATTTGCTTCCGCAGCCGATTACGATTTTTTTACTATTGATAGGGTTGTTGTTTGTCTTGTCTACTGCTTTTCAGATTGCTTGGATGACGGTGACAAATCCGGCGACGGAGGAAGTTACGGAGATTCGTAGTTTATTGAGTGGTGAAGGGATTACCTTTATGACTAGTACGCTTGGTTGA
- a CDS encoding universal stress protein, which translates to MFKRILVATDGSKHARKGIEKAIEMVEPYKKEVHIDLVYCVDVRGHSEVFLYSDNTEADALAKRMLAENTEYLISEGISTGSFYLRGEPARMVLLHLKENDYDCLVVGSRGRNELQTLVLGSVSHKLAKHAKIPVLIVR; encoded by the coding sequence ATGTTTAAACGAATACTGGTAGCAACGGACGGATCAAAACATGCGAGAAAAGGTATAGAAAAAGCAATAGAAATGGTGGAGCCATATAAAAAAGAAGTTCATATCGATCTCGTTTACTGTGTTGATGTAAGAGGTCACTCGGAAGTCTTTTTATATAGCGATAACACGGAGGCGGACGCTTTAGCCAAAAGAATGCTTGCTGAAAATACGGAATATCTTATATCAGAAGGGATTTCAACTGGCAGCTTCTATTTGCGTGGTGAACCCGCCCGCATGGTTCTATTGCACCTAAAGGAAAATGATTATGACTGCTTAGTTGTCGGAAGCCGCGGTCGTAATGAATTGCAAACCCTTGTGCTAGGAAGTGTTAGCCATAAACTAGCTAAGCACGCTAAAATACCAGTGTTGATTGTGCGATAG
- a CDS encoding AbgT family transporter, giving the protein MVENFTGFAPLGLVLTIMLGIGLAERVGLLSAFIKKLMMAAPVWLVPYAIFFMGNFATVAADSAYLIVPPLAGIIYYSLGRHPIAGVVTGFVGVSSGYATGILITSNEPLLAGISNEAMAVLSLEGTVTPVSNYFFMIAGALLCTIIGGTITRKLTEPRLGAYTGDVVESTEPVSKEETSALKLTGLVAFIYIAILVVGMIVPNSFLLNEDGGLVPSPFIDGIVVYLLILFALIGLTYGIKMKRISGMKDVANYMGEAIGSMRNFIVLVFFIGQFTAFFQWSGIGLWVSVNGTNFLEAVNFTGFGLIITFILMTSLMNLVITSGSGQWAIFAPIFIPMFIQLGYDPAFTQMAYRVGDSSTSMLTPLSAYTMITLEFIRKYQKDAGFGSLISLTLPYAVCVLVGMTLLLAIFYVFGIPVGPGSGVRL; this is encoded by the coding sequence TTGGTTGAGAACTTTACGGGCTTTGCTCCGCTAGGGTTAGTGCTAACGATTATGTTAGGGATTGGTTTAGCGGAGCGGGTTGGGCTTTTGTCGGCTTTTATTAAGAAATTGATGATGGCAGCTCCGGTTTGGTTGGTGCCTTATGCAATCTTTTTTATGGGGAACTTTGCGACGGTAGCTGCTGATTCTGCTTATTTAATTGTGCCGCCACTTGCGGGTATTATTTATTATTCATTAGGCCGCCACCCAATTGCGGGTGTGGTGACGGGTTTTGTTGGGGTATCGAGTGGCTATGCGACAGGTATCTTAATTACATCAAATGAGCCGTTATTAGCTGGGATTTCGAATGAAGCAATGGCTGTCTTAAGTTTAGAGGGTACGGTGACACCAGTTAGTAACTATTTCTTTATGATAGCTGGAGCGCTCCTCTGTACCATCATTGGAGGAACAATCACAAGAAAGCTGACTGAACCACGCCTTGGAGCGTATACAGGTGATGTGGTTGAGTCAACGGAGCCAGTTTCAAAAGAAGAGACAAGCGCTTTGAAGTTAACTGGTTTAGTAGCTTTTATCTATATTGCAATCCTTGTTGTGGGTATGATCGTGCCTAATAGTTTCCTTCTAAATGAGGACGGAGGATTGGTGCCATCACCTTTTATTGATGGGATTGTGGTCTATCTACTGATTTTATTTGCTCTTATTGGTTTGACGTATGGGATTAAGATGAAGCGTATTTCTGGTATGAAGGATGTTGCTAATTATATGGGTGAGGCCATTGGCAGCATGCGAAACTTCATTGTACTAGTATTTTTCATTGGGCAATTTACTGCCTTTTTTCAGTGGTCGGGTATCGGACTGTGGGTTTCTGTAAATGGAACAAACTTTCTTGAAGCTGTGAATTTTACCGGGTTTGGATTGATCATTACTTTTATATTAATGACTTCTCTAATGAATCTAGTAATCACCAGTGGTTCTGGACAGTGGGCAATCTTTGCCCCAATTTTTATTCCAATGTTTATTCAATTGGGCTACGATCCTGCTTTCACGCAAATGGCGTATCGTGTTGGTGATTCTTCTACCAGTATGCTTACTCCACTATCTGCGTATACGATGATTACACTAGAATTTATTCGGAAGTATCAAAAGGATGCAGGGTTTGGTTCTCTTATCTCCTTAACACTTCCATATGCGGTGTGTGTACTAGTTGGTATGACACTGCTGCTAGCTATCTTTTACGTATTTGGAATTCCGGTAGGCCCTGGGTCAGGTGTGAGATTATAG
- a CDS encoding VanZ family protein: MQEKTKLYITAALLVGVISLIFYSTSQPYSNQDIRPTLNKLPIHWLENTFVNKISFTYGYQTRSIEANGVAGFVEFFIRKASHLSVFAVVGFLATRLLAFFVRTRTAAAITFFSVLMYASIDETRQYFSAERQGLIGDVIIDTVGGSIGILLMVWWLKQKKRKRSAY; encoded by the coding sequence TTGCAAGAGAAAACGAAGCTGTACATCACTGCTGCCCTGCTTGTGGGGGTCATTAGTCTCATTTTTTACTCAACGTCTCAACCATACTCTAACCAGGATATTCGGCCCACGCTAAATAAGCTGCCGATTCACTGGCTTGAGAATACGTTCGTGAATAAGATCTCCTTCACGTATGGATACCAAACGCGAAGTATTGAGGCGAATGGAGTCGCTGGATTTGTTGAATTTTTTATTCGCAAAGCCTCGCATCTCTCTGTGTTTGCTGTAGTAGGCTTTCTCGCTACGAGATTACTTGCCTTTTTTGTGCGAACACGAACGGCAGCAGCCATCACATTCTTCTCGGTACTTATGTATGCAAGTATTGATGAGACGCGCCAGTACTTCAGTGCAGAACGTCAAGGTTTGATCGGTGACGTCATCATTGATACGGTCGGAGGCTCCATTGGCATCCTGTTAATGGTTTGGTGGTTAAAACAAAAGAAACGAAAACGCAGTGCCTACTAG